A window of Blautia argi genomic DNA:
GGAAATCCTTATGGACGTGTTGGATACCCCGGTAAGCCCGGAGCTTCTGCCTCCTGAGGACGGAGTGATTTCTCAGAAAACAGAGGATTTGGTAGGGCCGTATGAGCTGCACGACTTTTTCCTTTATTATATCCTGCGGTTCCATTTTTCACCTTCTAAGATTTATCGTATGGCAAAGGCAGCCTTTAAAGGTGCGTATGATGAAGAAACCATTTTAAAATGGCTGAAAAAGTTTTACTGGAGATTTTTCTCGCAGCAGTTTAAGCGTTCCTGTCTTCCGGACGGACCAAAGGTGGGCAGCGTGGCAGTTTCACCGAGAGGGGATTTGCGTATGCCAAGCGATGCCTGTGTAAAGGTCTGGATTGATGAGATAGAAAATCTGTAGTGGTAAAAGGGGGTTAAAAGGCGTTATGCCTGAAAGAGAGGTATTTCAACTATGGAAAAACTGAGAGTGGGAATTTTAAGTACTGGAAGTATTGCGGCAACGATGGCAAAAACCATTGAGCAGATGCAGGAAGCAGAGGTTTGTGCCGTTGCATCGCGAAATCAGGAGAAGGCAGAGCAGTTTGCACAGAGATTCCGTATTCCCAGAGCATACGGTTCTTATGGAGAACTGGCAAAGGACGAATCCATTGATGTGGTGTATGTGGCAACGCCCATGTCCGAACATTACGAAAATGTAAAACTGCTTCTTGAAAACGGCAGAAATGTGCTTTGCGAAAAGTCCTTCGCCTTAAATGAAAAACAGGCAGAGGAAATGCTGAGGCTGGCGAAGGAAAAGAACCTGCTTCTGACAGAAGCAATCTGGGTGCGGTACATGCCCATGTGGAAAACCCTGCGTCAGGTGCTGGATTCCGGGATTATCGGCGAGCCTATGACCGTTACGGCAAATCTTTGCTATCTTATAGACCAGGTACCGCGGCTTATGGAATTGAGCCTTGGGGGAGGCGCGCTTTTGGACGTGGGCGTTTACGTACTGAATTTTGCTTCTCTGGTGTTTGGCGATGATATTCAGGATATTACCACAACTGCAATTATGACGGAGGGCGGCGTGGACGCACAAAACAGCATAACCTTTAGCTATCCCGGCGGAAAAATGGCAGTGCTCAACAGTTCTCTTCGGGTGCTTTCTGACCGGAAGGGTGTGATTTACGGCACAAAGGGATATGCAATTGTGGAAAATATTAATAATTTTGAGTCCATTGCCGTATACAATCAGGACAGAGAGCAGATAGCTTTTTATGAGCAGCCCACTCAGATTTCCGGTTATGAATATGAGGTTCTGGTATGTAAGGAAGCATTGGAAAAAGGTTGGAAGGAATGCCCGGATATGCCCCATGAGGAAACCCTTCAGATTATGAGACAGATGGATAAAATCCGGGAAAAATGGGGTATGAAATACCCCCGGGAAGTGTAAGGCGGAATAAAAATACAGAAAATAAAAAAGGGCTGCTCCGCGAAGCACAGAGATTATCTTAAGGCTTCGTGGAACAGCTTTTTTGATGCAGCGTTTTTTATTTCCGCGCTTTGTCAAGCGCCTTTTCAATGGCGTCTAAAAGCATCATAGAGGTGTATTTGTTTTCCTCTGTGTAAGTAATATGTTCCGTGGACTGGGTTTCACAAATCTGGTCAGAAAGCGCGTCCAGGGCGGGCTGCATCAGGGGATACATGGCAGTCGTGGTTTCGCTTAGGTTTACAAGAGAAATGGAGTTGATATGGTTTTCGTCCACAGTCACCTCTACATCAAAGGTATTGTCATTTAAAGTAATGGGACTTGCATACACACCGGCGTGATACACAGCTTCGGCACTGGCCGTATCCGTGCCTTTGTTTTTTCCGAACATCAGAAAGAGTACCACAGCCAGTACAATAGCCAGTACCACAAAAAATACCCGTATAAATGACTTCCTTCATATGTAATACAACAATTTTGGTTTTTGAGCTCATGGCTGCACCTCCTGCATTCCTTTTTATAACATATTACAGAAGGAAAAGAAATATTCCTGATACAGTGAAAAATAAGTTTCCGGATCCACATGGCAAATTCTTCTGATTTCTAATCACGGATTGGCATTTAAAAAGGGGTATGCTATTATGGAAAGTAAGAAAAAGAAAACAGGAGAACACGAAGATGAGTTATAAATTATTAGTTTTAGATATAGATGGAACCGTAACAAACGCAAAGAAGGAAGTTACAGAAAAGACAAGACAGGCCATTATTCATTTGCAGGAGAGAGGGATTCCGGTTGCTATTGCTTCCGGCAGACCTTCTCAAGGTGTGCAGAAGGTGGCAAAAACACTGGAGTTGGATCGCTTTGGAAGTTATATTATGCCTTTTAACGGTGCCCGGATTTTGAACTTTAAGACAGGGGAATGTGTGTATGAGAAAACCCTTCCCCTTCATCTGCCTGCAAGACTGTGGAGGGACGCGCTGGATAATGGAATTGGCATTATTACTTATCAGAATGATGAGATTCTTTCCGGAACAGAGCCGGATAAATATATGACAATCGAGGCAGATATCAACCAGCTTCCCATTGTGCATAAAAAAGGATTTCGGGACTTATGTAAACTTTCCGGTAAATAAATGCCTGATGACGGGAGAACCTCAGGATTTGGAAGCCCTGGAACCTTTGCTGGCGCAGAAATACTGCCATGAAGCCCAGGTTTTCCGTTCAGAGCCGTATTTTCTGGAAATTACTCCGAAAAATGTGGATAAGGCGTATTGTCTCCGGCATCTTCTGGAGATTCTGGGAATCAAAAGAGAAGAAATGGTGTGCTGCGGCGATGGATTTAATGATGTGTCCATGATTCAGTACGCAGGTCTGGGCGTGGCAATGGCAAATGCCCAGGAGAGAGTAAAGGAAGTGGCAGATTACATTACCCGGTGTGACAATGACCATGACGGCATTGCCGAGGTAATTGAGAAATTTTTCTGATTTCCGAAAGGAGGAGCAAATGGCGCTACAGTTTATCTTCGGACCCTCCGGTTCGGGGAAATCCCATTATATTTACAGCAAAATCATACAGGAATCCATGGAGCATCCCAAAAGACAGTATCTGGTGCTGGTTCCTGAGCAGTTTACCATGCAGACCCAGAAGGAGCTGGTGGAAATGCACCCCCAAAAGGGTATTATGAATATTGACGTTTTAAGCTTTGAGCGTCTGGCTTTCCGCGTTCTGGAAGAGGTGGGAGAAAACCAGAGAGAGCTTTTGGAGGAAACCGGGAAAAGTATGGTACTGCGTCGGGTTGCCCAGGAGAAGAGAAGGGAATTAAAGGTTCTGGGGAGCAAAATGGAAAAGCAGGGCTATGTGTCCCAGATGAAAAGTATGGTATCAGAGCTGCGGCAGTACGAAATCGGAGCTTCAGATTTGGAGGAACTTTTGGAGGACTTGCAGGACCGCCCGGAATTATACTACAAATTAAAGGACATGCAGGTTTTATATAAGGGCTTTTTTGACTATCTGGAAGGGAATTTTATTACCCAGGAAGAGGTTCTGGACGTACTTGGCCGTGTGGCGGAAAAATCCCGGAAGTTAAAGGACAGTGTAGTAGTTCTGGACGGCTATACCGGTTTTACACCTATACAGCAGCAGCTTTTGGAAAAGCTTCTGCAAATCTCCAGCCAGGTCTATGTCACAGTTACCATGGGAACAGGGGAAGACCCTTATCAGCCGGGTAGCCCTCATCAGTTGTTTTATTTGAGTAAACAGACAGTGGGGAGATTATGCAGGCTTGCACAGGAGCATGGAATATATTGGGACGAGCAGTGGCTGCCCCTGAAGGGAGAGCCTTATCAGGGAAGGTTTGCAGAAAGCCGCCCCCTTGATTTTCTGGAGAAGCATCTGTTTCGTTACCCCAGAAAAAGTTATGGTAGAAAACAGCAGACTGTGTATATCCGGGAATCTTTAAATCCGGCGCAGGAAATGGAAGAAACAGCAGGCATGATTCGCTCTCTGGTACGCACGCAAGGGTACCGTTATCGGGATTTTGCCGTGATTACCGGGGATATGGAGGTCTACGCCCCTGCTGCAGCCAGAGCCTTTGAAAAATATCATATTCCCTGCTTTCTTGACCAGAAGCACACGGTCTTTATGAATCCCTTTGTGGAATATATCCGGGCTGCTGTGGATCTGGTGGCGGAATCCTTTAGCTATGAGAGCGTTTTCCGGCTTCTCCGGTGCGGGCTTACGGACATTACAGAGGAAGAAACAGATCGGCTGGAAAATTATGTGGTTGCCATGGGAATCCGGGGATTTGCAGCCTGGAACCGGGAATGGGTGCGAACCTATCGTGGACAAAGTCCTGAAGAATGTGTATTACTCAATGAAATTCGTACCCGGCTTGTGGATTTGTGGACACCTTTTTACACAGAAATGCGAAAAAAGGGCGCCAGTATCACAGATTATGCCAAAGCCCTGTACCAATATATCTGCAGCAGCCATATTCAGGAAAAAATGCGGGGTTATGAGGAAAAATTTCGTGAGGAAGAGAATCTGTCCATGGTAAAGGAGTACAGCCAGATTTATAAAATTGTTATGGATTTGCTGGATAAGCTGGTGGAAATTCTGGGAGAAAAGCAGGTGCGGCTTCAGGAGTTTAAGGAGATTTTAGACGCAGGGCTTTTGGAGGCAAAGGTGGGAATCGTACCGCCGACTTCAGACCAGGTGTTAGTGGGGGATATGGAACGAACCCGCTTAAAGGATATTAAGATGCTGTTTTTTGCAGGAGTCAATGAAGGGAAAATTCCAAAGGAAACTCAGGCAGGAAAACTTCTTTCTGATATGAACCGGGAGGAAATGCAGGAAGCATTAGAAAAGCGGGGACTGTCCCTGGCGCCTACGGCAAAGGAAGCGCTGTATACTCAGAAGTTTTATCTGTATCTGAACCTGACAAAGCCCAGTGAGAGAGTCTATCTTTCCTACAGCCGTTTAAGCAGCAGCGGGGAAGCCCTGTCCCCGTCTTTTCTTATCTCTCAGATAGAGAGTCTGTTTCCAGACGCAAGAGAAGGGGGACAGACGTTTCTTTACCGGGAAAGTATTTCCGGGGCTTTGGAAAAACTGTCCGGGGAGCTGCACCAGAGCCGGAAGGAATCCCCTGTTTTTGAAGAGCTGATGAACTGGTTTGGCAGTCAGAAGGAATGGGAGGCAGTGATAAAAGGTCTGATTCACGCAGCCTTTTACGAAAATCCTCAGGACGCCATCAGCAGAGGGACGGCCCATGCCCTTTACGGCACAGAGTTGGAAAACAGCGCCACCAGACTGGAGCAGTTTGCAAAATGTGCATGCTCACACTTTCTTTCCTATGGTCTGGCGCTGCGGGAAAGGGTGCGGTATGAGTTCAGTATGGCTGATTTGGGAACCCTTTTGCACAACAGTCTGGATCTGTTTGCCAGAAAGGTTCGTGAGCAGGGCAGGAAATGGGTGGATTTACAGGACAGCGAGCGCGATGCCCTGGCCGAGGCCTGTGTAGATGAGGTAGTAGAAAAATCCGGGGAAACCATTCTTATGAGCAGCGCCAGAAACGCCTATACGGTAAATCGGGCAAAGCGTATGGTAAAGCGCAGTGTATGGGCGCTGCAGTGGCAGCTTCGGCAGGGAGAGTTTTATCCTGCGCTTACAGAGTGGGCATTTGGCCCGGCAGATAAAATAGACAGTCTTCATTTTTCCCTGGGAGAGGGAGAGGAGCTGCAGCTTCGCGGCCGTATTGACCGTGTGGACGTGTGCAGGGGCGAGGACAATCAGCTTTACGTCAAGGTGATTGACTATAAATCCGGGGCGACAAAGCTGGATTTATTAAAGGTCTACTATGGTCTGCAGCTTCAGCTTGCCTTGTATCTGGGCGCTGCCATGGAGCTGGAAGAGAAACGCTTTCCGAAAAATCAGGTAAGGCCTGCCGGTATTTTTTATTATAATGTAAAAGATCCGGTATTAAACCAGGAGGATATAAAAAATCCGGAGCATCCGGAGCTGGATTTCTTAAAAAAACTGAAAATGGACGGTCTTGCAGGGGCAGAGCCGGAAATTCTGGAAAAATTGGACAAAAGTCTGGCAGGAGGGAAAAGTACGGAATCTCTGGCAGTTCCGGTAAAATACACGGCAAAAGGCGGATTTTCCAGCAATTCCAAGGTGGCGAGCCAGGAACAGTTTCAGGATATGCTGCGGTTTGTAAACTGTAAGGCAAGGGAAATCGGAGAAAAGATTCTGGGAGGAAATACGGAAGTAAATCCCTTTGAGCAGCAAAACGACAATGCCTGCGTTTACTGTCCCTATAGAAATGTGTGCGGCTTTGACGAAAAAATTCCGGGATACCGCTACAGGCGGCTGGTTCCTTACAAGACAGAGGAAATCTGGGAAAAAATGAAAGGAGAGGTTTAACCATGGGTGTTTCATGGACAGAGGAGCAGCAAAAGGTCATTGATACCAGAGGCTGCAACATTCTGGTCAGCGCAGCGGCGGGAAGCGGAAAGACGGCAGTGTTGGTGGAGCGTATTATAGAGAGAATTACGGATAAGCACCAGCCCATAGACATTGACCGTCTGTTAATTGTGACTTTCACCAGAGCGGCAGCCGGGGAAATGAAGGAACGTATCCGGGCAGCTATTGAGAAAAGGCTGGAGGAGGACGGGGATAATGAGCATCTGCAAAGGCAGAGTACTCTGGTACATCACGCACAGATTACCACTATTGACAGCTTTTGCTCTTATGTGGTGAAAAATTATTTTCATCTCATTGATTTAGACCCTTCCTTCCGCATGGGTGATGAGGGAGAAATGCGGCTTTTGCAGGCAGATGTGGCAGATAAGGTGATGGAAGAGGCCTACAGCGCGGAAAATAACGAAAAATTCTGTGCTTTTGCCGACAATTTTTCCAGTGGAAAGACGGACGAGAAAATACCGGAGCTCATACGGAAACTCTATGGATTTTCCATGAGCTATCCCTATCCCGAGGAGTGGCTGCAGAGCTGCAGAGAGGCGTATTGCATAGAGACCGTGGAGGAGCTGGAAAAGGCCTTCTGGCTTTCTGCTGTGAAGGAGGAAATCCGCAGGCAGACTCAGGAGGCGGTTCGGCTTTTAGCGGAAGCGATTTCTCTTGCAGGAGAACCGGAGGGCCCCGGCTTTTACCTGGGGCTTTTACAGGAGGAGAAGACAGCAGCAGAGAAAATAGAAAAAGCAGAAACCCTGGCAGAGTATAAGACCTTGTTTGACGCCCTGGAGTTTAAGCGCCTTCCGGCAGGGAAAAAGGCGGAAAAGGAACAGGTTTCAGAGCGTGTGCAGGAACTGACCAAAAATCTGCGAAATCAGGCAAAGGATTTGCTGAACGAAATCAGAGGGCGGTATTTTTCCGAAAGTCTGGAGGAGATGACCGAACATTTAAGACAGGCGGGAGAGCCGGTAGGCGTTCTGGTGGATTTGACGCTGCGCTTTATGGAGCGCTACAGAGAGAAGAAAAAGGAAAAAAATATTCTGGACTTTGCGGATTTGGAGCATTATGCCTTGGAGATTCTGGTAAATCATACCGAAGAGGGCGATGTTCGCACTGAAGCGGCAAAGGAATTGTCACGGCAGTTTGCAGAGATTATGATAGACGAATACCAGGACAGCAACCTGGTACAGGAAAAGCTTCTGACCTCTGTATCCAGAGTGGAGGAGGGCGTTTACAATATCTTCATGGTGGGAGATGTAAAGCAGAGTATTTATCGTTTCCGTCTGGCAAGGCCGGATTTGTTTATGGAGAAATTTCGTACCTACCCCCGGGAAGAAGGGGGGAAGCAGCTGCGTATTGATTTGCATAAAAACTTCCGAAGCAGGAAGGAAGTACTGGACAGTGTGAATTATCTCTTTTATCAGATTATGGGGGAAGATCTGGGAGGTGTGGAATACGACCGGGGCGCAGCTCTTTATGCAGGGCGGGTGTTTCCGCCTAAGACAGAGGCTGGAAATCTTGTGGCATCACAGGATGGACAGGAGGCTGCGGCTTTGCCACCTGCTACCGAGGTTCTGCTTTTGGAGGAGGACGACCCAGTCTGGAAGGACAGTGAAAACCCGGAAAGTATCCGAGAAACCGAGGCCCGCATGATTGCTATGCGGATTCGGGAACTGATGGAGGGTGAAACCGTACTGGACAAGAAGACAGAAGAATACCGTCCGGTGTGCTATTCTGATTTTACCATCTTGCTTCGCACCATGTCCGGTTGGGCAGAAACCTTTAAGCGGATTTTAAATTCTTGCGGAATTCCTGCCAGCGTTACCACAAAGACCGGATACTTTTCTGCGCCGGAGGTTGTCAGTGTGCTGGACTATCTGCAAATTTTGGACAATCCTTTGCAGGATATTCCTCTGGCCGGAGCTTTAAGAACCATGCCGGAATCTTTCAGCTTTGAGGAACTGGCAAGAATCAAGATACTGGGAAAGGAAGCAGAAAAGCCCTCCCTTTATGAAGCACTGCTTCTTAGTGAACAGCAGGAGGATTCTATTGGAGAAAAGGCACACCGTTTTCTGGAAACCTATCGCAGACTGCGGAGCAAGGTTCCTTATACACCTATGCATGAGCTGATTTGGGACTTTTTTGACGAAACAGGATTTCTTCTTTATCAGCAGGCTTTTGTGTCAGGGGAGCAGAAAAAGGCAAACCTTCTGATGCTGGCAGAAAAAGCAAGAGATTACGAAAGCACCAGTTATCGGGGGCTGTTTAATTTTATCCGATACATTGAAAATCTGAAGAAATATCAGGTGGATTTTGGAGAGGCAAATGTGCTTTCTGACAAAGAGGACACTGTGCGGATTATGAGTATCCATGGCAGCAAGGGACTGGAATTTCCCATTGTCTTTGTGGCAGGTATGGGAAAAAGCATGAATATGCAGGACGCCAGGGAAAGCCTTGTGCTGCACCCGGATTTGGGGATTGGCGCCCCCTGTATGGACAAAACCTTCCGGATTCGGACGAAAACCATTCTGCAAAAGGCAGTGCAGCAGGAAATTGCATCAGAAAGCCTTGGAGAGGAGCTGCGAATCCTGTATGTGGCTTTGACAAGAGCTAAAGAGAAGCTGATTCTGACAGGAACGGTTTCCAGGCTGAAGGAACAGCTTACTGGATTTGAAATGGTGAAACGCCGGGAAGAGGCGCGGCTTTCCTATGGTATGCGGACAAAGGGCAGAACTTATATGGATTGGATTTTGCAGGCTCTTGCCCGGCACAGATGCATGAAGCCGCTGTATGCAGAATATGAGCTTCCGGTGTATCCTTTAAATCCGCTGTATGAGGGAGAGGGGGATTTTCTGGTGCGGAAGGTCTATCCTCTGGAACTGGTACTTGAGGAAACCCAGCTTCGTATAGAAGAGGCAAAGGAGAAGGAGCGTCTGCTGTCCTGGGACTGCACCCGGGTATATGACCAGGACTTACAGAAAGAAATAGAGGAGAGCTTTTCCTATGTGTATCCTTATGAAGCCCAGGCGCTGGTTCCTTCCAAACTGACAGTTTCAGAGGTAAAGCGTATGCAGGAGCCTGTGGAGGAGGAAAGTCAGCCCTTCTATGAGCAAAAGCCTGCAGAAGACTATGTGCCTGTCTTTATGCGAGAAGAAGAGGAATCTCCCAGGGGAGCAGCCAGAGGAACCATTTACCACACGATTCTGGAAAATCTGGATTATCTGCGGACAGACAGTCTGAAGGAGATAAAAGCTCAGATAGAAGAACTGGTGCAGCAGGGAAAACTGACAGAAGCCATGCGAAAGGCAGTGTGGGATAAGGATATTGAAACTTTTGTCAAAAGCCCCCTGGGGCAGCGTATGAAAAAGGCCTGCGAAGGGGAACTTCTCTATCGGGAACAGCCCTTTGTCATGGAGGTATCTGCCAACAGGATAAAGGCAGAGTATGATTCCGGTGAGCAGGTGCTGATTCAGGGAATCATTGACGCTTATTTTGAGGAAAAAGGGGATTTGGTTCTGGTGGATTATAAGACGGATAAGGTGCATGGAAAAAATTCCCGTTCCCTGGCAGAAAAATATCAGGTACAGTTGGAATACTATGCAGAGGCTCTGGAGCGGCTTACTGGGAAAAAGGTAAAAGAAAAGTATATTTATTCTGTGGATTTAAAAGAAGCAATACCTGTGTAAAAAAAGCAGGAGAAAAAGCGCTGTCATACGAAACAGCAGCCACAGGGCAAAAAGCCTTCTGCTGTAAGTTCGTTTGACAGCGCCTTAAAAACACCTGCAAAGCTGTTTTAGTGTTCTGCAGGAGCTTCTTCTGTTTTGGAAACCCCAGATGTTTTAAAACTGATTTCCGGCTGTTCTTTTTCTTCCTTCCACATGGAGTTTATCAGCCCGGTAATTACTGTCTTTGCCCGTTCTTCGGCGGTTTTCAGTAAATCTGTGTTTTCCACATGTTCTGTGATATCTTCCTTTGCATACTGCAAAGCCTCTACCGTGTCCTCCCGATCCTGAAAATTAAAGAGAGCAAATTTCTCATCATAAAATTCCAGGCTGCCAGGGTCAATGGTGATATCCTGAATTTCTGCCTTGGGAAGGGTAACAGAGATGTTGTTTCCTTTTATGTCAATCTGTACCTGCTTCAAATCTACGCCTGCCTTTACAGAGGCGTCATAAATCATGGTAAATTCTTTCTTTGTCAGAAAGGTGATTTCTCCCTGACTGTATCTGACCAGTCCCCGGTAAGCCCAGCTCTGCAGTGGAAAGCTGGGAAAGTTCAGAGATCTGTGCAGTGACGGTTGTGCTGTTAAGTTCCGGCTTTTTCCCGGCTTCCCAGTAGCGGCCTGCCACAATTCCCAGAACCAGAATCGCTGCTACAGCCAGAACTGCGAATATTTTTCCGAATTGTTTTTTCATGTATTCCTCCCGTGTCGAAAAAAATTGAATTTTGCGAATGGTGTCTGCCTATGAGTATAAAGGGTTACAGATGAAAAGAAAAGGAGAATCTGAAAATCTTTAGAATTTCTTTCGTTTTTCTTCCGGGAAATATTATTGACAATACTATATTATACGTCGTATAGTATTGAATATAAAATAGTATTGCGTAAGAAACAATATTAGAGAAAAAAGAAATGAGGTGGACATATGGTTTTTAATACAGGTGCAGCGCTTTTAGACGCCATTGTGCTGGCCGTTGTGTCCAATGAAAACGAGGGTACCTATGGATATAAAATTACCCAGGACGTGCGGCAGGTGCTGGAAGTTTCAGAATCCACGCTTTATCCTGTTTTGCGGCGGCTTTTAAAGGATCAATGCCTGGAAACCTATGACAGAGAGTACGGAGGCCGAAACAGGCGATATTATAAGATAACGGAGAAGGGAACAGTGCAGTTAAATCTGTACCGCACAGAGTGGAAAAGTTACTCAACCAAAATCAGCACCTTGTTCGAGGGAGGGATTCAGACATGAACAGAAAGGAATTTTTGGCGCAGCTTGCGCGGCTTTTATGGGATATACCGGAAGCAGACAGAAAGGACGCTCTGGAATATTACGAAAATTATTTTGAGGACGCAGGAGTGGAAAATGAGTCCTCTGTGATACAGGAACTGGGAAGTCCGGGAAAGGTGGCTGCTATTATTAAGACAGACCTGGAAGGCGGTCAGGACGGAAGCGGAGAAAAAGGAATACGGCACATACACGGAAAACGGCTATACAGATGCGCGCTTTGAAGAGCGGGATATGCCCCAGAGCCGTACCGCGGAAAATAACTGGGAGAAAAACCGCTATCATGGAAGTGAAAAAGAAGAGAATGCCGCTTATCATGGACCGTATGAAAACCATGCAGGAGTTGGCCGTAGTAAGCAGCCAAGAGGCGGCCTTTCTTGGGCGCTTATCCTGGTGCTGCTGATTCTGACCTCGCCTGTCTGGGCAGGACTGGGACTGGGGCTTTTGGGTGTGCTTTTAGGTCTTGCAGGCGCCTGTCTGGGTGTTTTGGTAGCTTTGGTTTTAAGCGGTGTGGGACTGGTTGTGGGAGGCGTCGTGCTTTTCTTAAACGCTCTGTTTTATCAGATGGCAACGCCTGCAACAGCCGTTGTTACCATCGGAGGCTCTATGATAATGACAGCAGTGGGGCTGCTTTTGGTATGGCTCTTTTTCCTGCTTATTTTAAAGGTATTTCCTCCCTGCTTCCGGGGCATTGTTAATTTTATTCAGAGAATTTTGTTCAAAGGACGGACAGGAGGTGACCGGGCATGAAAAAATTTACGAAGATTATGTTGCTTATCATACTGATACTGGGGCTTGGAGGGGGAGTCCTTTTTGGCGCAGGACTTGCAGCAGGAGGAACCATTGACATGGTCTGCGACGGAAATCATCTGGCGGACACAAGGCTTTTCCGCATACTTTCCCACAGATTTCGGAATCAGGAGCACAGGCACGATAGATGGGGAGGCCGGTTAAAGGAATGGGACGATGAATGGACACACTGGGGAGAGCCTCTGAGCGAGATTGAGGACATTGAGGACCAGGAAATGCCTGGCATTATAGAATACCCCCAGGAGGAAGTAGAGATGCTTTCTCTGGATGTGGATACCGGAATGGTTCAGATTCGTCCGGCAAAGGGCAATGAAATCCGGGTGCTTAGCGCAGGGGAAGAGGACAGCATAGATTATTATGCAGAGGATAAAGAGTTGTATATTGAAGCGGAGGGTTATCATGCTCCGGGGAAGGCTCCGATTATTGAAATCCCGTCTGGCAAGAAGTTTAGAAAGCTGGAGGTGATTTCTGATACAGCCGTGATACAGACCTCAGGAAAGCTGTTGGCAGAAAATACCTATATGGAAACCGATGCAGGAAGCGTGGAGGTCGAGCTTCTGGAAACGAAAAACTGTACAGCAGAGTGTTCCGCCGGAACCCTGCGTGTGAAATTTACCGGGAAGCTGACGGATTATGCTGTTTATGCAGAAAGCGACAGCGGAAATCTGTCTTTTGGCGGCAAAGAGTATCCCGGGTATCAGGAAGGTGTTTTTGGAAATTCTCAAAGCGAGAAAAACATAGACCTTTCCAATGATATGGGGAATATGGAAATAGAATTTGAGAGCAAAGAAAAATAGGAAAGGAAGAAAGCTATGTCTGATAAAAGATTGTATCGTTCCTCTGTAAATTATATGCTGGCAGGAGTATGCGGAGGAATTGCCGAGTATTTTAATATTGACCCCACACTTATAAGACTGGCGTGGATTGTACTCACCTGCATGAGTTGCGGCACCGGAATCGTGGCCTATATTATTGCAGCTATTGTGATTCCAAAATAAAATGGGAAAATCTGTATAAAGAAGAAGAAAAGGGCCATACTCCAGATAAGAAAGGAGTGTGGCTTTTTTATGGCAAAGAAAAAAGAAGAAAAAATAGATTTGAACTGCATACCAGAAGAAGAAAAAATGAAGTATGAAATTGCAGAAGAGCTGGGGCTTTTAGAGCGGGTAAGAGAAAGCGGCTGGAAAAGCCTTTCTGCCAAGGAAACAGGGCGCATTGGCGGGCTTATGACAAAACGCCGAAGAGAGCAGGAAAAAGCAAAGGAAAAATAGTGAAAATGCTTGACGAAGCCCGGAAGCAATGGTATTATAATTCATGTATAATTCCATAAACCTATTAAGTGCACCGTGTTGACCGCACAACATCGGTGAAAAGGGAATCAGGTGAGAATCCTGAGCGATCCGGTCACTGTATTTGGGGAGCGAAGCTGCAGAAGTCCATTGTACGAAGCAGTACGAGAAGGAGCAGCAGAGCTATGATCCATGAGTCAGGAAACCTGCTTAGTAGAAGTAAGGTGATAACTTCCGTGCAAAGTTTGAAATCCCTCACACTGTCACAGACAGCAGACGAGTCCGCTTTCACGAGGAAGGTGGATTTTTTTATGGAATTGCCGAAAGGTGAACCTGAACTTATAGAATTATGCGTTGATTAAATGGCAGGTGGTATATTC
This region includes:
- a CDS encoding DUF4230 domain-containing protein is translated as MIYDASVKAGVDLKQVQIDIKGNNISVTLPKAEIQDITIDPGSLEFYDEKFALFNFQDREDTVEALQYAKEDITEHVENTDLLKTAEERAKTVITGLINSMWKEEKEQPEISFKTSGVSKTEEAPAEH
- the addA gene encoding helicase-exonuclease AddAB subunit AddA, which translates into the protein MGVSWTEEQQKVIDTRGCNILVSAAAGSGKTAVLVERIIERITDKHQPIDIDRLLIVTFTRAAAGEMKERIRAAIEKRLEEDGDNEHLQRQSTLVHHAQITTIDSFCSYVVKNYFHLIDLDPSFRMGDEGEMRLLQADVADKVMEEAYSAENNEKFCAFADNFSSGKTDEKIPELIRKLYGFSMSYPYPEEWLQSCREAYCIETVEELEKAFWLSAVKEEIRRQTQEAVRLLAEAISLAGEPEGPGFYLGLLQEEKTAAEKIEKAETLAEYKTLFDALEFKRLPAGKKAEKEQVSERVQELTKNLRNQAKDLLNEIRGRYFSESLEEMTEHLRQAGEPVGVLVDLTLRFMERYREKKKEKNILDFADLEHYALEILVNHTEEGDVRTEAAKELSRQFAEIMIDEYQDSNLVQEKLLTSVSRVEEGVYNIFMVGDVKQSIYRFRLARPDLFMEKFRTYPREEGGKQLRIDLHKNFRSRKEVLDSVNYLFYQIMGEDLGGVEYDRGAALYAGRVFPPKTEAGNLVASQDGQEAAALPPATEVLLLEEDDPVWKDSENPESIRETEARMIAMRIRELMEGETVLDKKTEEYRPVCYSDFTILLRTMSGWAETFKRILNSCGIPASVTTKTGYFSAPEVVSVLDYLQILDNPLQDIPLAGALRTMPESFSFEELARIKILGKEAEKPSLYEALLLSEQQEDSIGEKAHRFLETYRRLRSKVPYTPMHELIWDFFDETGFLLYQQAFVSGEQKKANLLMLAEKARDYESTSYRGLFNFIRYIENLKKYQVDFGEANVLSDKEDTVRIMSIHGSKGLEFPIVFVAGMGKSMNMQDARESLVLHPDLGIGAPCMDKTFRIRTKTILQKAVQQEIASESLGEELRILYVALTRAKEKLILTGTVSRLKEQLTGFEMVKRREEARLSYGMRTKGRTYMDWILQALARHRCMKPLYAEYELPVYPLNPLYEGEGDFLVRKVYPLELVLEETQLRIEEAKEKERLLSWDCTRVYDQDLQKEIEESFSYVYPYEAQALVPSKLTVSEVKRMQEPVEEESQPFYEQKPAEDYVPVFMREEEESPRGAARGTIYHTILENLDYLRTDSLKEIKAQIEELVQQGKLTEAMRKAVWDKDIETFVKSPLGQRMKKACEGELLYREQPFVMEVSANRIKAEYDSGEQVLIQGIIDAYFEEKGDLVLVDYKTDKVHGKNSRSLAEKYQVQLEYYAEALERLTGKKVKEKYIYSVDLKEAIPV
- a CDS encoding PspC domain-containing protein, whose amino-acid sequence is MSDKRLYRSSVNYMLAGVCGGIAEYFNIDPTLIRLAWIVLTCMSCGTGIVAYIIAAIVIPK
- a CDS encoding DUF1700 domain-containing protein gives rise to the protein MNRKEFLAQLARLLWDIPEADRKDALEYYENYFEDAGVENESSVIQELGSPGKVAAIIKTDLEGGQDGSGEKGIRHIHGKRLYRCAL
- a CDS encoding PadR family transcriptional regulator, yielding MVFNTGAALLDAIVLAVVSNENEGTYGYKITQDVRQVLEVSESTLYPVLRRLLKDQCLETYDREYGGRNRRYYKITEKGTVQLNLYRTEWKSYSTKISTLFEGGIQT
- a CDS encoding small, acid-soluble spore protein, alpha/beta type, translated to MAKKKEEKIDLNCIPEEEKMKYEIAEELGLLERVRESGWKSLSAKETGRIGGLMTKRRREQEKAKEK